One window of the Triticum dicoccoides isolate Atlit2015 ecotype Zavitan chromosome 3B, WEW_v2.0, whole genome shotgun sequence genome contains the following:
- the LOC119280136 gene encoding uncharacterized protein LOC119280136 has translation MVENLEVMGKQKLTIKTEEESNPREKYITWTDEATRFMLDWYIELRKDKPATFKFKKQHHLHCADALNGKFTLGVTQTQVDRHYRSCKENWGWVRRAMANSGNGFDMINFTFTLSESEKQNLSKTAVNYLTRPIRFFNQLQELFSDQSHADGSLATDQTTVNVDDDSDDSEEVRELEANLIPVDSDEADSDTINRHSPKVDLEGNSLNKKRKHVSSSPSKKPTKGKANKKGKISNDDMAASIKKLADSLASPIVSVQPMPPTDPYANLWKRINALTIPAKDKLELVAYLSKPDQDIFRSYLNYADETILGQWVLSFFEPRFEEDGGNGGSATAH, from the exons ATGGTAGAAAATTTAGAG GTCATGGGGAAGCAAAAGCTCACTATAAAGACCGAGGAGGAGTCAAATCCTCGTGAGAAGTACATAACCTGGACTGACGAGGCGACAAGGTTTATGCTTGATTGGTATATTGAGCTTCGTAAGGACAAACCTGCAACTTTCAAGTTCAAGAAACAGCACCACTTGCACTGTGCTGATGCTTTGAATGGCAAGTTTACTCTTGGTGTCACTCAAACCCAAGTGGACCGACACTACCGGTCATGCAAGGAGAACTGGGGTTGGGTGCGTCGTGCCATGGCCAATAGTGGCAATGGCTTTGACATGATTAATTTCACATTCACACTTTCTGAGTCAGAAAAACAAAACCTAAGT AAAACTGCAGTCAATTATCTTACTAGACCCATCAGGTTTTTTAATCAATTGCAAGAGTTATTCTCTGACCAGTCCCATGCTGATGGCTCGCTTGCAACTGACCAAACCACTGTCAATgtggatgatgatagtgatgacagCGAGGAAGTGAGGGAACTTGAGGCCAATCTAATTCCAGTTGACAGCGATGAAGCTGACTCTGACACTATTAATCGTCACAGTCCTAAAGTTGACTTGGAAGGCAATTCTTTAAACAAGAAGCGCAAGCACGTGTCATCTTCACCTTCCAAGAAGCCAACTAAGGGGAAAGCAAACAAGAAGGGCAAGATATCTAATGATGATATGGCAGCCAGTATCAAGAAGCTAGCTGACTCTCTTGCATCTCCTATTGTTTCTGTGCAACCAATGCCACCTACAGATCCATATGCAAACCTTTGGAAGCGGATAAATGCCCTTACCATACCAGCTAAGGATAAACTTGAGCTTGTTGCATATCTATCCAAACCAGACCAAGATATCTTCCGTAGTTACCTCAACTATGCTGATGAAACAATTCTTGGACAGTGGGTCCTTAGCTTCTTCGAGCCTCGGTTTGAAGAAGATGGTGGCAACGGTGGATCTGCAACTGCTCACTGA